A genomic region of Trifolium pratense cultivar HEN17-A07 linkage group LG3, ARS_RC_1.1, whole genome shotgun sequence contains the following coding sequences:
- the LOC123918014 gene encoding heavy metal-associated isoprenylated plant protein 7-like, which translates to MGEEEKKTEEPKTEEPKTEEETKPEEKPEEPKDEAAPPPPPPSEIVLKVFMHCEGCARKVRRSLKDFPGVEDVITDCKSHTVVVKGEKADPLKVVERIQKKSHRKVEILSPIPNPPEAEKIVEEEKPAPEQDKKEEAQIVSVVLKVHMHCEACALEMKKRILKMKGVESVETDLKNSEVSVKGMYDPARLVEYMYKRFGKHSVIMKEEKAEEEAKPEEEKKEETVEEVKAEEEKKGEEETEAKPQDEGAAAIEEETKVEDELKKIEYYYNPPMDLYAYPAAAMAYPAYPPAYYQAYPPPAPQMFSDENPNACSVM; encoded by the exons ATGGGAGAG gaagaaaagaaaacagaGGAACCAAAAACAGAGGAACCAAAAACTGAAGAAGAAACTAAGCCAGAGGAAAAACCAGAAGAACCAAAAGATGAAGCTGCTCCACCACCACCGCCACCATCAGAGATTGTGCTGAAAGTATTCATGCATTGTGAAGGCTGTGCTCGGAAAGTTCGTCGTTCGTTGAAAGATTTTCCAGGTGTTGAAGATGTGATAACAGATTGCAAATCTCATACTGTAGTTGTGAAAGGAGAGAAAGCTGATCCATTGAAAGTTGTTGAGAGAATTCAGAAAAAGAGTCATAGAAAGGTTGAAATTCTTTCCCCAATTCCAAATCCACCTGAGGCGGAGAAGATTGTAGAGGAAGAAAAGCCTGCACCTGAACAAGACAAGAAAGAAGAG GCTCAGATTGTAAGTGTTGTTCTTAAAGTTCACATGCATTGTGAAGCTTGTGCACTAGAGATGAAGAAACGTATACTGAAAATGAAGG GCGTGGAATCTGTGGAGACGGATCTGAAGAATTCGGAGGTGAGCGTCAAGGGGATGTATGATCCAGCAAGGTTGGTTGAATACATGTACAAGCGATTCGGGAAGCATTCAGTGATCATGAAGGAAGAGAAAGCGGAGGAAGAAGCAAAACCCgaggaagagaaaaaagaagagacGGTTGAAGAAGTGAAGGCGGAGGAGGAGAAGAAAGGAGAAGAAGAGACCGAGGCCAAACCACAAGATGAAGGTGCTGCTGCTATAGAAGAAGAGACTAAGGTGGAGGATGAGCTGAAGAAAATTGAATACTACTATAATCCACCAATGGATTTGTATGCATATCCAGCAGCAGCAATGGCATATCCTGCATACCCTCCTGCTTACTATCAAGCATATCCGCCACCAGCGCCTCAGATGTTCAGCGATGAGAATCCAAACGCCTGCAGCGTCATGTGA
- the LOC123918013 gene encoding palmitoyl-acyl carrier protein thioesterase, chloroplastic-like, with the protein MATINKIGLQGKWNLSNGKKENVMNNGKVLGVDFNYSHYHNKRRFSLVIKSCNHGSTYKKVDTINGTKVNGLQVVEAPKKLSTDVALVTNGKFVEGRFVFRQIFVIRSYEIGPDRTATMETLMNFLQETALNHVTSSGIGGDGFGATREMSLRKLIWVVTRIQVQVQRYSKWGEEIEIDTWVDAAGKNGMRRDWIIRDRCTKEIITKATSTWVIMNRETRRLSKIPEEVRRELSPFYIHRIAVASEERDCEKIDKLTDDTAETTQSGLAPRWNDMDVNQHVNNVKYIGWILESVPIKVLEDYNMTSMTLEFRRECTQSNMLESMTCPTERVIGESDNNSVNRKPDLQYTHLLRLQDDKRDVVRARSEWKLKQSQQ; encoded by the exons ATGGCTACAATCAACAAAATTGGCTTACAAGGGAAATGGAATCTGAGCAATGGAAAGAAGGAAAATGTGATGAACAATGGAAAGGTTTTGGGGGTGGATTTTAATTATTCTCATTATCACAATAAAAGAAGATTTTCATTGGTGATTAAAAGTTGTAATCATGGTAGTACTTATAAGAAAGTGGATACAATTAATGGAACAAAGGTGAATGGTTTACAAGTGGTAGAAGCTCCAAAAAAATTGTCAACAGATGTTGCTCTTGTTACAAATGGAAAATTTGTTGAAGGAAGGTTTGTTTTTAGACAGATTTTTGTTATTAGGTCCTATGAAATTGGTCCAGATAGAACTGCCACCATGGAGAcactcatgaattttcttcag GAAACTGCTCTAAATCATGTTACCAGCTCTGGGATAGGAGGAGATGGATTTGGAGCTACGCGCGAGATGAGCCTTAGGAAACTCATTTGGGTCGTTACTCGTATTCAGGTTCAAGTGCAAAGATATAGCAAATG GGGAGAAGAAATTGAAATCGATACTTGGGTGGATGCAGCGGGGAAGAATGGAATGCGAAGAGATTGGATAATTAGAGATCGTTGTACGAAAGAGATCATAACTAAAGCAACAAG CACATGGGTGATAATGAATAGAGAAACCAGAAGATTAtcaaagatacctgaagaagtTAGAAGAGAGCTTTCTCCTTTTTACATTCATAGGATTGCTGTAGCTAGCGAAGAAAGAGATTGCGAAAAGATTGACAAACTTACTGATGACACTGCTGAGACAACACAATCTGGTTTGGCT CCAAGGTGGAATGACATGGATGTTAACCAGCATGTGAACAATGTGAAATACATTGGATGGATTTTAGAG AGTGTGCCAATAAAAGTACTAGAAGATTATAACATGACAAGCATGACATTAGAGTTTAGGCGTGAATGTACACAATCAAATATGTTGGAATCCATGACATGTCCAACAGAAAGAGTGATAGGTGAATCTGATAATAATTCAGTCAATAGAAAACCTGATCTTCAATACACACACCTTCTTCGTCTACAAGACGATAAAAGAGACGTTGTTCGAGCTAGATCTGAATGGAAGTTAAAGCAAAGTCAACAATGA
- the LOC123918012 gene encoding HVA22-like protein e, with amino-acid sequence MTKLWTLITQLHSLAGPVLTLLYPLYASVVAIESPSKLDDEQWLAYWIIYSFLTLGEMLAQPALEWIPIWYDVKLLVAAWLVLPQFKGAAYLYERFVRDHIRKYVTEKEHHRVPHRPPPPEKQQQQQNKKLSPSGSKSKKKFVDFILPKKGDQEAY; translated from the exons ATGACTAAGTTGTGGACTTTGATCACCCAGCTTCATTCTCTTGCTGG GCCGGTTTTGACGTTATTGTACCCTTT gTATGCATCGGTGGTAGCTATAGAAAGTCCATCCAAGCTGGATGATGAACAGTGGCTAGCTTATTGGATAATCTATTCCTTTCTCACCCTTGGGGAAATGCTTGCTCAACCTGCTTTAGAGTG GATACCAATTTGGTATGATGTGAAGCTATTGGTAGCAGCATGGTTGGTGTTGCCACAGTTTAAAGGAGCTGCTTACTTGTATGAGAGGTTTGTGAGAGATCATATAAGGAAATATGTGACGGAGAAGGAGCACCACCGGGTCCCCCACCGTCCTCCTCCTCCTGAGAAACAGCAACAGCAACAGAACAAAAAATTATCACCCAGTGGAAGCAAGAGCAAGAAAAAGTTCGTTGATTTTATCCTTCCTAAGAAA GGGGATCAGGAGGCTTATTGA